One segment of Solanum lycopersicum chromosome 1, SLM_r2.1 DNA contains the following:
- the LOC138341137 gene encoding uncharacterized protein, whose amino-acid sequence MTTQEADMSMKRAFAAMGNSSDEESQGDETKNQSLLALEQEDDYDFLALVAVETKEERETCRSQETILALMAGSDSEEEKEEEDTNEKGSVKRKQQQWYLDSACSRHMTGDKRSFLSLKNIKGGNVAFGNGKSGEIQGIGKVGSMDTHAIENVYYVNGLQHNLMSVSQICDKGNNVLFTEKECRVTNSVTGNLVLLGKRHKNVYKVKTVDSKEDNLKSLSAVSDCSML is encoded by the exons ATGACAACTCAAGAGGCAGACATGTCAATGAAGAGAGCTTTTGCAGCAATGGGGAATTCATCTGATGAAGAGTCTCAGGGTGATGAGACAAAAAACCAGTCTCTTCTTGCACTAGAACAAGAAGATGATTATGACTTTCTTGCCCTTGTAGCAGTGGAAACCAAGGAAGAAAGGGAAACTTGCAGATCACAAGAAACCATACTAGCACTCATGGCTGGATCAGATTCTgaagaggaaaaagaagaagaagatacaaATGAAAAG GGATCAGTGAAGAGGAAGCAGCAACAATGGTACTTGGATAGTGCATGCTCAAGACACATGACTGGAGATAAAAGAagcttcctctcactcaagaacATCAAAGGAGGAAACGTTGCCTTTGGTAATGGTAAAAGTGGTGAAATTCAGGGAATTGGAAAGGTTGGATCAATGGATACTCATGCAATTGAGAATGTATATTATGTGAATGGTCTACAACATAACCTTATGAGCGTATCTCAAATATGTGATAAAGGAAACAACGTTCTCTTTACAGAAAAAGAATGCAGAGTAACAAACTCAGTGACTGGAAACCTGGTTCTACTAGGAAAGAGACACAAGAATGTGTACAAAGTCAAGACTGTTGACTCCAAGGAAGATAATC